One window from the genome of Nicotiana sylvestris chromosome 9, ASM39365v2, whole genome shotgun sequence encodes:
- the LOC138876959 gene encoding receptor-like protein EIX2, whose protein sequence is MVIKNMQKSQLSMVTENMLDEVDIVYGSFGSIEIVRESATVTTKGNNYQYDKTLALVTSIDMSNNNLSGDIPIIFTGLVRLKICNFLKNHLTGRIPNGIGDMKVLESLDLSENQLSGQIPQSLSSLSTLSFLNLSYNNLSGKIPVGTQLQSFNLSSFQGNELCGLPLLANCSSGSQIPDVDTEKDEHDEDELDWFYISMSIGFGLSLWGVCSCLLFKRSWRHAYYRFSDSCWESLCVKLQIWGWI, encoded by the coding sequence ATGGTTATAAAAAACATGCAGAAATCGCAGTTATCAATGGTCACCGAAAATATGTTGGATGAAGTTGACATTGTGTATGGTTCTTTTGGTTCAATAGAAATCGTGAGAGAAAGCGCAACGGTGACAACTAAAGGCAACAATTACCAGTATGATAAAACATTAGCATTGGTTACCAGCATAGATATGTCTAACAATAATCTCTCAGGAGATATTCCCATAATTTTTACCGGTCTTGTAAGATTAAAAATTTGTAATTTCTTAAAAAACCATCTGACAGGTAGGATCCCAAATGGCATTGGCGACATGAAAGTTCTAGAATCCCTTGATCTTTCAGAAAATCAACTTTCTGGTCAAATCCCGCAAAGCTTATCGAGTTTGTCAACTTTGAGTTTCTTGAATCTATCCTATAACAATTTATCAGGAAAGATACCTGTGGGCACTCAACTTCAAAGCTTTAATCTCTCTAGTTTCCAGGGAAATGAGCTTTGCGGGCTTCCACTTTTGGCGAACTGCAGTTCAGGTAGTCAAATTCCTGATGTTGATACCGAAAAGGATGAGCATGATGAAGATGAACTAGATTGGTTCTACATTTCAATGTCAATAGGATTTGGTCTTAGCCTTTGGGGAGTATGTTCTTGTTTGCTTTTCAAGAGATCATGGAGACATGCTTATTATCGTTTTTCAGATAGTTGTTGGGAATCCTTGTGTGTAAAATTACAAATATGGGGATGGATATGA